The following coding sequences lie in one Sulfuricurvum sp. genomic window:
- a CDS encoding cold-shock protein, whose translation MANQVNGTVKWFNSEKGFGFIQQDNGGKDVFVHFRQINSTGYGRVSLEEGQKVTFTIGEGEKGPQAENVSVI comes from the coding sequence ATGGCAAATCAAGTTAACGGAACAGTCAAATGGTTCAACAGTGAAAAAGGTTTTGGATTTATCCAACAAGACAACGGCGGTAAAGATGTATTCGTACATTTCCGTCAAATCAACAGCACTGGCTATGGCCGTGTAAGTCTTGAAGAAGGACAAAAAGTAACTTTCACTATCGGTGAAGGCGAAAAAGGTCCTCAAGCAGAAAACGTTAGCGTTATCTAA
- a CDS encoding ADP-ribosylglycohydrolase family protein — protein MNTRSKKEAIKGAFFGAIVGDALCLGNHYEYDAHKIFEAYGRKPIEKYMSPGEMMGGQTHGIGWGERNYHPGKSAGGSTDYGDYNILVLEHLAAISEPPRAFDVAAIIPHWMNRLENGWGSWICTMTKETYGQVKRGMSIEQLGGISNAMAIRHVAAHGYYESEEELSDVARKAMFTHKDLHALGGGEFFARVTHRVIQGAKPADAIEAVAVQMGGFFETKVAQAIAKFREATNPDSALSKEPFADDLALTSMARLWDIGRSEPIKVGKASPTEGTLPGAVYFILKYADEEEGLKKALQANAMVGGDNASRSIAIGMVLGAYKGVDAIPGEWRETLEQWDYCENLLNKLPLLRS, from the coding sequence ATGAATACCAGATCCAAAAAAGAAGCAATCAAAGGGGCATTTTTCGGTGCCATTGTCGGTGACGCACTGTGTCTCGGGAACCATTACGAGTATGATGCACACAAAATATTCGAAGCCTACGGGAGAAAGCCGATCGAAAAGTATATGTCACCCGGTGAGATGATGGGGGGACAGACCCACGGCATCGGCTGGGGTGAACGCAACTACCATCCCGGAAAGAGCGCCGGAGGAAGCACGGATTACGGTGATTATAATATTCTGGTTCTGGAACATCTGGCGGCGATCTCCGAACCTCCAAGAGCTTTTGATGTAGCGGCTATTATTCCGCATTGGATGAATCGGCTCGAAAACGGATGGGGTTCATGGATCTGCACCATGACGAAAGAGACGTATGGACAAGTAAAACGGGGAATGAGTATCGAGCAGCTCGGCGGTATTTCCAATGCGATGGCGATTCGCCATGTTGCAGCACATGGATATTATGAGAGCGAAGAGGAACTCTCCGACGTTGCACGCAAAGCGATGTTCACCCACAAAGATCTCCATGCCCTCGGAGGGGGAGAGTTTTTTGCCCGTGTCACCCATCGTGTGATCCAAGGGGCTAAGCCTGCCGATGCCATCGAAGCGGTTGCGGTGCAGATGGGGGGCTTTTTTGAGACGAAAGTCGCTCAGGCCATTGCAAAGTTCCGCGAAGCGACGAACCCGGATAGCGCACTTTCAAAAGAGCCGTTTGCCGATGATCTGGCATTGACGAGTATGGCACGCTTGTGGGACATCGGACGCTCCGAACCGATCAAAGTAGGCAAAGCCAGTCCGACGGAAGGGACGCTTCCTGGAGCGGTCTATTTTATTTTAAAATACGCGGATGAGGAAGAGGGGCTGAAAAAAGCATTGCAGGCGAATGCAATGGTCGGCGGCGATAACGCTTCGCGGAGTATTGCGATCGGAATGGTGCTCGGTGCCTATAAAGGGGTGGACGCGATTCCCGGTGAGTGGAGAGAGACGCTCGAACAGTGGGACTATTGCGAAAACCTGCTGAATAAACTCCCGTTGCTTAGAAGCTAA